The genomic interval AGCGTGCCGGATTCAGGCCGCTGACGCCGACCAGCACCAGGTGCACGCAGAACATCAGGATGATGGCGCTGTACGAGGCCATCACGAAGCCGAGCAGGTTCAGGATGTCCTGCAGGCTCGAGCCGGCGACGACTTTCGCCATCAGCGCGAACACGCCGTACGGGGTCAGGCGCAGTACCAGGGTCACCATGCGCATCACGATCGCATGGGCGACCTGCACGAAATGGCTGAACGAGGCAAATTCAGCCGGCTTCTTGCCCGCGATGCCGGTGGCGGCGATGCCGATGAAGACCGAGAAGAACACCACCGCGATGGTCGAGGTCTTGCGCGCGCCCGTCATGTCGAGGAAGGGATTGGCCGGGATGAACGACAGCAGCATCGACGGCAGTGAAATCTCCTTTGCCGTCGACAGCGAGCCCTGCAGGTATTCGCCGCGGGCGACTTCGGCCGCGGATGCCGTCAGCCCGACCGCAGACAAGCCGTAGAGCTTGGCCATCAGGATGCCGAGCACGGCGGCCAGGGCGGTAGTGGCGATCAGGATCCCGATCGTCAGCACGCTGATCTTGCCCAGCGAGGCGGCGTCGCGCAGCTTGATGATGGCGCCAATGATCGACACCATGATCAGCGGCACCACGATCATCTGCAGCAGCTTGACGTAGCCGCTGCCGGCGACGTCGAGCCAGGCATTGGTGGCGGCCACTTCGTTCGACGCCGCACCGTAGAGCGCTTGCAGGGCCGCGCCGAGCAGCACTCCCAGCCCGAGACCGGTGAATACGCGGCGCGTGAAGGAGACATGGCGGGCCTGCATGCCGTAGAGCAGGGCGCAAACGGCCAGCGCGACGGCCAGGTTCAGGATCAGGGGCAAGGTCATGGAACGCCTTCCGTGGCAAACGAATGTTGCAGAAATTTAAACGCAGCATTCTATAGGCAAACGAACCCGGCCGCAGGAAGCGGTGCGTGAGCCTTTTGCCAAGTAGCTTGTCAGGGGAGTAAAGGAACGTTGCCGTGTAGCGACAAAACCCGCAAAACCAGCAGGGTTTTTCCGGGATTGTTTCCTTATGGATGGGGATATTTCTATAATTCAACGCAGCGTCCCGTCGCACTGTCGACCA from Massilia sp. Se16.2.3 carries:
- a CDS encoding L-cystine transporter, with the protein product MTLPLILNLAVALAVCALLYGMQARHVSFTRRVFTGLGLGVLLGAALQALYGAASNEVAATNAWLDVAGSGYVKLLQMIVVPLIMVSIIGAIIKLRDAASLGKISVLTIGILIATTALAAVLGILMAKLYGLSAVGLTASAAEVARGEYLQGSLSTAKEISLPSMLLSFIPANPFLDMTGARKTSTIAVVFFSVFIGIAATGIAGKKPAEFASFSHFVQVAHAIVMRMVTLVLRLTPYGVFALMAKVVAGSSLQDILNLLGFVMASYSAIILMFCVHLVLVGVSGLNPARYLKKIFPVLAFAFTSRTSAGAIPMSVATQTTRLGTPEGIANFAASFGATIGQNGCAGIYPAMLAVMIAPTVGIDPWNAGFLLPLLAIVVFGSIGVAGVGGGATFAALIVLSALDLPVALAGLLISIEPLIDMGRTALNVSGSITAGTITARVLGATDMAVFNSDAETNLDGEEQAA